A genomic window from Sphingobacterium sp. BN32 includes:
- a CDS encoding RagB/SusD family nutrient uptake outer membrane protein: MMKRNFKYILLMLGAVGLMASCSLDKDPLGDFSDVTEGINEEGKTVVFKDKAAVDNQMTTIYNQLRDRQEHWYMDQLLIAEAHSDNAYAGTTGAEVVPFENNGIEGSNSVIERDWRRFMEDIGRANVLIVNIDSVTDQSLTTTLRNQYKAEAKIFRAMIMFDMVRLWGNIPVTTTVGGDITEETLEDVYDDYFPEQKTEKEAYEQIVKDLTEAIPYAPSNNSSDKTKLSKSVAKAVLAKVYAEKPLRDYSKVIQYADDLAADGFDLEADYTDLFGVVEGSADPKKRNTREAILEAHYSQGNGNWVTWMFGRDLSNWDSNFTWAKWVTPSRDLIKAFQTENDQIRYSESIVYYQTSWSNYYPSSNYPFMYKTRSAFSNIIKYRYADILLLKAEALIMGSTANLAAAAEIIDKVRARVKLPKLSSSVRGNKDAMLEALLKERRLELAFEGQRWYDLVRLDKVESVMNSVFAKDSGRKAQVYPFNENSYKMPIPQAIIDQNPKINQNPGY; the protein is encoded by the coding sequence ATGATGAAAAGAAATTTCAAATATATACTGTTGATGCTTGGTGCAGTAGGCTTGATGGCTAGCTGTTCATTAGACAAGGATCCCTTAGGAGACTTCTCTGATGTAACCGAAGGTATCAACGAAGAAGGGAAAACAGTCGTATTCAAGGATAAGGCTGCGGTGGATAACCAGATGACCACCATCTATAACCAATTGCGGGATAGACAAGAGCACTGGTATATGGATCAGTTACTGATTGCTGAAGCTCATTCTGATAATGCTTATGCCGGTACGACAGGGGCAGAGGTCGTTCCCTTTGAGAATAATGGCATTGAGGGTTCTAACTCGGTAATCGAGCGTGATTGGCGACGTTTTATGGAAGATATCGGTCGGGCAAATGTCTTGATCGTCAATATTGACTCAGTAACCGATCAGTCGTTAACAACGACGCTCCGCAATCAGTATAAAGCTGAGGCAAAGATATTCCGCGCAATGATCATGTTTGATATGGTGAGGTTATGGGGCAATATACCCGTAACAACGACGGTAGGAGGCGACATTACGGAGGAAACATTGGAAGATGTTTATGATGATTACTTCCCGGAACAAAAAACAGAGAAAGAAGCCTATGAGCAAATCGTGAAAGACTTGACCGAGGCAATTCCTTATGCGCCATCTAACAATAGCAGCGATAAAACAAAGCTTTCCAAATCAGTGGCAAAAGCGGTGTTAGCAAAAGTCTATGCCGAGAAGCCTCTACGTGACTATAGCAAGGTAATTCAGTATGCAGATGATCTTGCCGCGGATGGTTTCGATTTGGAAGCCGACTACACTGATTTATTTGGCGTAGTAGAGGGCTCCGCCGATCCTAAAAAGCGAAACACAAGAGAAGCAATCTTAGAAGCGCACTACTCGCAGGGTAATGGAAACTGGGTGACCTGGATGTTCGGACGTGATTTATCAAATTGGGATAGCAACTTTACCTGGGCAAAATGGGTAACTCCATCGCGCGACTTGATTAAAGCTTTCCAAACAGAGAACGATCAAATCCGTTATAGCGAATCTATCGTCTATTATCAAACCAGCTGGAGCAATTACTATCCATCGAGCAATTACCCATTTATGTACAAAACACGCTCAGCATTCAGCAATATCATTAAATACCGTTACGCCGATATTCTTTTATTGAAAGCAGAAGCTCTAATTATGGGAAGTACGGCTAATCTGGCAGCAGCAGCGGAGATTATCGACAAAGTAAGAGCACGTGTTAAGCTTCCAAAGTTGAGCAGCAGCGTTCGTGGGAACAAAGATGCTATGTTAGAAGCTTTACTGAAAGAAAGACGTTTAGAGCTAGCATTTGAAGGGCAGCGCTGGTATGATCTGGTGCGCTTGGACAAAGTAGAGTCGGTGATGAACAGTGTTTTTGCGAAAGATTCAGGTCGTAAAGCACAGGTATATCCTTTCAATGAGAACTCATATAAGATGCCTATTCCACAGGCAATTATCGATCAGAATCCTAAAATTAATCAAAACCCAGGTTATTAA
- a CDS encoding glycoside hydrolase family 30 beta sandwich domain-containing protein yields MLNIKKLLLFGTIYSSVLTACGNDAINVTPEPPTGPQSGDVKIYTTTASLSQDFQKTYVDFSKTSNMSPKTIKLVEGTKFQTMDGFGSAITGSTAYNLLKMTAADRTKFLTETFSPTEGMGQSYIRIAIGCSDFSLSEYTLNDKPGIANFALQEEELKYVIPVLKEILAINPSLKIMGSPWTAPLWMKVNNLADLAPYESWTGGHLNPKYYQDYGTYFVKWIQAMAAEGIKIYSITPQNEPLNHKNSASMVMFWPEQLAFVKTALGPKLKAAGLETKIYAFDHNYNYDDMADQQDYPVKIYEDAVAAAFFAGAAYHNYGGDKKELLDIHAKAPNKELIFTETSIGTWNDGNNLAKRLTEDMREVALGTVNNWAKGVIVWNLMLDTDKGPNREGGCQTCYGAVDISKHDYKTIRKNSHYYIIGHLSSVVKPGAVRIGTEGYTANGLVYSAFKNTDGSYAFVLLNDTGEASRVTLNDGKNHFSYEAPASSVVSYTWKP; encoded by the coding sequence ATGCTTAATATCAAGAAACTATTATTATTCGGAACCATATATAGCTCTGTGTTGACGGCTTGTGGAAATGATGCCATTAACGTAACACCCGAGCCGCCGACAGGCCCACAATCGGGAGATGTAAAAATTTACACCACAACGGCATCGCTAAGCCAGGATTTCCAAAAAACCTATGTGGACTTCAGCAAAACATCGAATATGTCGCCAAAGACAATCAAGTTAGTTGAGGGAACAAAGTTCCAAACGATGGATGGCTTTGGTTCAGCAATTACAGGGTCAACAGCCTACAACCTGTTGAAAATGACGGCAGCAGATCGTACGAAGTTCTTAACAGAGACCTTCTCTCCAACGGAGGGCATGGGACAAAGTTACATCCGTATTGCGATTGGCTGTTCAGATTTCTCATTGAGCGAGTACACCTTGAACGATAAACCAGGTATTGCGAATTTCGCATTGCAGGAAGAAGAGCTGAAATATGTGATCCCGGTACTGAAAGAGATTTTGGCAATCAACCCAAGCTTAAAGATCATGGGCTCCCCATGGACCGCTCCTTTATGGATGAAGGTGAATAACCTCGCGGATCTTGCTCCCTACGAATCATGGACCGGTGGGCACTTGAACCCGAAATATTATCAGGATTACGGAACATACTTCGTCAAATGGATTCAGGCAATGGCAGCAGAGGGTATTAAAATCTATTCGATTACGCCTCAGAACGAGCCTTTGAATCATAAGAACTCCGCTTCTATGGTTATGTTCTGGCCAGAGCAACTTGCTTTCGTTAAAACGGCATTGGGACCGAAATTAAAAGCGGCAGGATTGGAAACTAAAATTTATGCATTCGACCATAACTACAATTATGATGATATGGCCGATCAGCAGGATTATCCAGTAAAGATCTATGAAGATGCGGTAGCAGCAGCCTTCTTTGCAGGAGCGGCTTACCACAACTATGGTGGCGATAAAAAAGAATTATTGGATATCCACGCGAAAGCTCCAAATAAGGAACTGATCTTTACCGAAACATCCATCGGGACTTGGAATGATGGCAACAACCTGGCGAAGCGCCTAACAGAGGATATGCGCGAGGTTGCTTTAGGTACAGTAAACAACTGGGCTAAAGGTGTCATCGTTTGGAACTTGATGCTGGATACCGATAAGGGGCCAAACCGTGAAGGCGGATGCCAAACTTGTTATGGCGCGGTTGATATCAGCAAGCATGACTATAAAACTATACGCAAAAATTCACACTACTATATCATAGGGCATCTGTCATCAGTTGTTAAACCGGGGGCGGTTAGAATAGGAACAGAGGGATACACGGCCAATGGCCTGGTATACTCAGCGTTCAAAAACACTGATGGCAGCTATGCCTTTGTTTTGTTGAATGACACAGGCGAGGCAAGTCGCGTCACCCTGAATGATGGTAAGAATCATTTCAGCTATGAAGCACCTGCAAGCTCTGTTGTATCTTATACTTGGAAGCCATGA
- a CDS encoding DUF5125 domain-containing protein, with amino-acid sequence MRKLVNYSYLLMLLSILVGCKEEFIVPTGGGSPTIEIVSKPNAAFFADSISYKVKVADQGVDLSTLKVELLYSEDVVASQTIRTKEYGEYQGKLFAPFLKNVANGTATLRFTAQNVELTKTEVLADLPLTRPEFPFLNLIVEGKTYKMLRKSANQYEVSDKFATKVNGYIEAPAFGANGNTVQFGWDGEAITQGVTANIPFTNIIEGVYPISFNTMTYQGSPFVAYKLNGEDMTMVAEDVYSIDMDMDKDQELVFEGLQGLDTWWVDRDFLRKESDKFLFNAIKGRYRITADLKKKYFIVEAMNGSNLASLNADGTGAIWIIGEGIGKPSVASNEVGWNTDKALCLAPIGGKKYRVTVVAGTSIRANSINFKFFHQKGWGGEFKNTDISTKSDIIFIGNGSNGRDPGNFGIVNGKQLEAGATYVFEVDLSQGNSKAVLTVNKQQ; translated from the coding sequence ATGAGAAAACTAGTCAATTATTCCTATTTATTGATGCTCCTTTCCATCCTCGTGGGATGTAAAGAAGAGTTCATTGTGCCTACTGGGGGTGGTAGTCCAACGATTGAAATTGTTTCTAAACCGAATGCCGCATTCTTTGCAGATAGCATTAGCTATAAAGTGAAGGTTGCGGATCAAGGTGTCGATCTATCGACCTTGAAAGTCGAGCTTTTATACAGCGAGGATGTGGTAGCAAGCCAGACGATCCGCACCAAAGAATATGGAGAATATCAAGGTAAGCTATTTGCCCCATTCTTAAAGAATGTGGCCAACGGTACGGCAACGTTACGTTTCACCGCGCAGAATGTGGAACTTACAAAAACGGAAGTGCTGGCCGATCTACCTTTGACGCGACCGGAATTTCCTTTCCTGAACTTAATTGTTGAAGGTAAAACCTACAAAATGCTGCGTAAGTCGGCAAATCAGTATGAGGTATCCGATAAGTTCGCAACGAAAGTAAATGGATATATCGAAGCACCTGCCTTTGGAGCGAACGGTAATACGGTGCAATTTGGCTGGGATGGCGAAGCGATCACGCAAGGCGTAACAGCTAATATTCCATTCACTAATATCATTGAGGGTGTATATCCAATAAGCTTCAATACCATGACTTATCAAGGAAGTCCATTTGTTGCCTATAAATTGAACGGCGAGGATATGACGATGGTTGCGGAAGATGTTTATAGCATCGATATGGATATGGACAAAGATCAGGAACTTGTTTTTGAAGGTCTTCAAGGCTTAGATACCTGGTGGGTTGACCGAGATTTCTTACGTAAAGAAAGCGATAAATTCCTTTTCAACGCTATCAAAGGAAGATACCGTATCACCGCAGATTTGAAGAAGAAGTACTTTATCGTCGAGGCGATGAACGGAAGTAACCTGGCTTCGCTGAATGCTGACGGCACTGGTGCAATCTGGATTATTGGTGAAGGAATCGGTAAACCGAGTGTAGCATCCAATGAAGTGGGTTGGAATACGGATAAAGCACTTTGTTTAGCGCCTATCGGTGGCAAGAAATACCGCGTAACGGTGGTTGCCGGAACATCAATCAGAGCAAACTCGATCAACTTTAAATTCTTCCATCAAAAAGGATGGGGTGGCGAGTTTAAAAATACCGATATCTCCACAAAAAGTGATATTATCTTCATCGGAAATGGCAGTAATGGACGCGACCCAGGGAACTTTGGTATTGTCAATGGCAAGCAACTCGAAGCCGGCGCAACCTATGTATTCGAAGTCGACCTATCACAGGGCAACAGCAAAGCTGTATTAACCGTAAACAAACAACAATAG
- a CDS encoding isoaspartyl peptidase/L-asparaginase family protein, whose protein sequence is MKIRSAFSAILILGIMTFSSASFAQQKATKYIMVIHGGAGTILKKNMTDSLEKAYIAVLTQALETGYKQLAAGKSSLDAVEATVHVMEDSPLFNAGKGAVFTNQGKNEMDASIMEGATLKAGAVAGVTTIKNPISAARAVMEKSEHVMMVGAGAEEFAKRVGLTIVDPSYFWTKSRYDALQNILKRDAEKTELDHSNPQTSIAPFVKDEKFGTVGAVALDKQGNLAAATSTGGMTNKKFGRVGDSPIIGAGTYADNNSVAVSCTGWGEFFIRANAAYDVAARMKYGKASLKDASQQVIDRIGQMGGDGGLIALDKKGQVAMPFNTEGMYRGTVTEDGKITVEIYK, encoded by the coding sequence ATGAAAATACGTTCAGCCTTTTCGGCGATTTTAATCTTAGGAATTATGACCTTTTCTTCCGCTAGTTTTGCACAGCAAAAAGCAACAAAATATATCATGGTTATCCATGGTGGTGCTGGAACGATCTTAAAGAAAAACATGACCGATTCGCTTGAGAAAGCCTATATCGCAGTTTTGACGCAGGCTTTGGAGACGGGCTACAAACAATTGGCGGCAGGAAAATCGAGTTTAGATGCGGTGGAAGCCACGGTTCATGTGATGGAAGATTCGCCCTTATTTAATGCGGGGAAGGGTGCCGTATTTACGAACCAGGGCAAGAATGAAATGGACGCATCGATTATGGAAGGAGCGACCTTGAAAGCTGGTGCTGTCGCGGGGGTTACTACGATTAAGAACCCGATATCAGCGGCGCGTGCCGTGATGGAGAAGTCAGAACATGTGATGATGGTTGGCGCAGGGGCGGAGGAGTTCGCGAAGCGCGTGGGTTTGACGATTGTCGATCCTTCGTATTTCTGGACAAAATCGCGCTATGACGCTTTACAGAATATCTTGAAACGCGATGCGGAGAAGACAGAGTTAGATCATTCAAATCCACAAACATCCATCGCTCCCTTCGTCAAGGATGAGAAATTTGGCACTGTGGGTGCTGTTGCCTTGGATAAACAAGGCAATCTAGCCGCGGCGACTTCGACGGGCGGAATGACCAACAAGAAATTTGGACGCGTCGGTGACTCCCCGATTATTGGGGCGGGCACCTATGCGGATAATAATAGCGTTGCAGTGTCCTGTACAGGCTGGGGTGAGTTCTTTATTCGTGCAAATGCGGCCTATGATGTCGCTGCCAGAATGAAATATGGGAAAGCTTCGTTGAAAGATGCTTCGCAACAAGTCATCGATCGTATTGGTCAGATGGGGGGTGATGGTGGATTGATCGCCTTGGATAAAAAAGGTCAGGTGGCTATGCCATTTAATACCGAAGGCATGTATCGCGGAACGGTGACTGAAGACGGAAAGATTACTGTAGAGATTTACAAATAG
- the mtgA gene encoding monofunctional biosynthetic peptidoglycan transglycosylase, with translation MAIKRATNTNKRKQSKPKSNASLSKKILSWVLKGILAFFAITILWVIALRFINPPITYLMLQRGFERKEAGKEWKIDRKWLAYEDMSDNLKRAAIAGEDAHFMTHNGFDTDAIKKAFERNQEGKKLRGGSTISQQTAKNVFLWPERSWLRKGLETYFTGLIELFWSKKRILEVYLNVIEMGQGVYGAEAAAQYYFHKSGKSLTKKEAALIIAILPSPQKWDARRPSAYINRRANSIVRYINYYKIPE, from the coding sequence ATGGCTATTAAGCGAGCTACGAATACAAACAAGAGAAAGCAAAGCAAACCAAAATCCAATGCCTCCTTATCCAAGAAAATCTTAAGTTGGGTGTTGAAAGGTATTTTAGCTTTTTTTGCGATTACCATACTCTGGGTGATTGCCCTACGCTTTATCAACCCGCCAATCACCTATTTAATGCTTCAACGCGGTTTTGAGCGCAAGGAAGCCGGTAAAGAATGGAAGATTGACAGGAAATGGCTTGCTTATGAAGATATGTCCGATAACCTGAAGCGGGCAGCAATTGCTGGCGAGGATGCACATTTCATGACACATAATGGTTTTGATACCGACGCAATCAAAAAGGCATTCGAGAGAAATCAAGAAGGCAAAAAATTACGTGGCGGCAGTACCATCAGCCAGCAAACCGCGAAAAACGTTTTTCTGTGGCCGGAGCGCTCATGGCTACGGAAGGGATTAGAAACATACTTTACAGGCTTGATTGAGCTGTTTTGGAGTAAGAAGCGAATACTGGAAGTGTATTTAAATGTTATTGAGATGGGCCAAGGTGTTTATGGCGCTGAGGCTGCTGCACAATACTACTTCCATAAATCGGGCAAAAGCTTAACGAAAAAGGAAGCAGCGCTTATTATTGCTATTTTACCAAGTCCACAAAAGTGGGATGCAAGAAGACCTTCGGCCTATATCAACCGGAGAGCAAACAGTATTGTTCGCTATATCAACTACTATAAAATCCCTGAGTAA
- the mutS gene encoding DNA mismatch repair protein MutS — MAKEKKQTPLMQQYNTIKAKYPGALLLFRVGDFYETFGEDAMKAAKILGIVLTKRGNGSESETALAGFPHHSLETYLPKLVRAGQRVAICDQLEDPKQTKTIVKRGVTELVTPGVSYNENIVQQKSNNYLASLFIDKQSIGISFLDISTGEFLVAQGNFGYIDKLLQGFKPTEIILPKKQYKEFVEHFGSSYYTYTLDEWPYTGDYATECLLKHFEVNSMKGFGIDRLPVGIVAAGVALHYLNETEHRNLQHISNISRIEEDRYMWLDRFTIRNLELIGSQNENATTLSDVLDETSSPMGARLLKRWIVMPLKDVKSINERLQVVEYFHKHRELREQLIGEIKQVGDLERLISKIGLQKANPREISQLKRALYAVEKLKTLCDVPASESLRVISEQLNPCVLIREKIESTIQAEPPVALNKGNVIADGVDADLDKLRKVAFGGKDYLLEIQKRESEATGIPSLKIAFNNVFGYYLEVTNTHKDKVPEGWIRKQTLVNAERYITEELKEYEEQILGAEEKIQQIENRLYGELLISIAEYIKPIQLNAQLIAKLDVLLNFATIAEKNFYVKPEVNNGKSLDIKGGRHPVIEKNLPIGEDYITNDTYLDPETQQIIIITGPNMAGKSALLRQTGLIVLMAQIGSFVPAKEAELGVVDKIFTRVGASDNLSSGESTFMVEMNETASIMNNLSDRSLILLDEIGRGTSTYDGISIAWAIAEYLHSHPAARAKTLFATHYHELNELCNSMPRIKNYNVSVKEVNNKVIFLRKLIPGGSEHSFGIHVAKLAGMPPKLIGRASEILKRLEQERTGGEKIKDSMRKIQKQAYQLQMFAIDDPVLEKIRDMLNNLDVNTLTPVEALMKLDEIQRLLKN, encoded by the coding sequence TTGGCAAAAGAAAAGAAGCAAACCCCTTTAATGCAGCAATATAATACGATTAAGGCGAAGTATCCTGGCGCATTATTGTTGTTTAGAGTGGGCGATTTTTACGAGACATTTGGAGAGGATGCGATGAAAGCGGCCAAAATATTGGGAATCGTTTTAACGAAGCGTGGGAATGGCTCGGAATCGGAGACTGCTTTGGCGGGGTTTCCGCATCACTCTTTGGAGACCTATCTACCAAAGTTAGTACGTGCGGGGCAGCGCGTTGCCATTTGTGATCAATTGGAAGACCCCAAGCAGACCAAGACCATTGTGAAGCGTGGTGTGACGGAGCTGGTGACGCCTGGTGTGTCCTACAACGAAAACATCGTTCAACAGAAATCGAATAATTATTTGGCTTCGCTGTTTATCGATAAGCAGAGCATCGGTATCTCTTTTCTGGATATTTCAACGGGTGAGTTTTTAGTAGCACAGGGCAATTTCGGCTATATCGACAAGTTACTTCAAGGCTTTAAACCGACAGAGATTATCCTTCCAAAAAAACAATACAAAGAATTTGTAGAACATTTTGGCTCGAGCTATTATACTTATACGCTCGACGAATGGCCATATACTGGCGATTATGCGACGGAATGTTTGTTGAAGCATTTTGAAGTCAACTCAATGAAAGGTTTCGGAATCGATCGACTACCGGTTGGTATTGTTGCAGCGGGCGTTGCTTTACATTATCTGAATGAAACAGAGCACCGTAATCTACAGCATATATCCAATATCTCCAGGATTGAGGAGGATCGGTATATGTGGCTGGATCGCTTTACTATCCGCAATCTGGAGCTTATCGGTTCGCAGAATGAAAATGCAACTACGCTTTCGGACGTTTTAGATGAAACCTCCTCACCAATGGGGGCACGTTTGCTGAAACGTTGGATCGTAATGCCGCTCAAAGATGTGAAATCTATCAATGAGCGTCTGCAGGTGGTTGAATATTTTCATAAGCACCGCGAATTGCGGGAGCAATTGATTGGCGAGATCAAGCAGGTCGGCGATTTAGAACGATTGATCAGTAAGATTGGTTTGCAGAAAGCCAACCCACGTGAGATTAGCCAGTTGAAGCGTGCGCTGTATGCGGTAGAGAAATTAAAGACATTATGTGATGTTCCGGCATCTGAGTCCTTGCGTGTCATCTCGGAGCAATTGAATCCTTGTGTTCTGATAAGAGAGAAGATTGAGTCGACCATACAGGCAGAACCTCCTGTAGCGCTGAATAAGGGTAATGTAATCGCTGATGGCGTCGATGCAGACCTCGATAAATTGCGCAAGGTGGCTTTCGGAGGCAAGGATTATCTCCTGGAAATCCAAAAGCGCGAATCGGAAGCGACAGGAATTCCATCGTTGAAAATAGCCTTCAACAATGTGTTCGGTTATTATTTAGAAGTTACAAATACCCATAAAGACAAAGTTCCTGAGGGCTGGATCAGAAAGCAGACCTTAGTGAATGCAGAGCGATACATCACCGAGGAGCTTAAAGAATATGAAGAACAGATTCTAGGTGCGGAAGAGAAGATCCAGCAAATAGAAAATAGGTTATACGGTGAACTCTTGATTTCCATTGCGGAATATATCAAGCCGATTCAGCTGAATGCCCAATTGATTGCGAAACTGGATGTGTTATTGAACTTTGCGACCATCGCGGAGAAGAATTTCTACGTGAAACCGGAAGTCAATAATGGCAAATCCCTCGACATTAAGGGGGGAAGGCATCCCGTTATTGAGAAGAATTTGCCGATTGGCGAGGATTACATCACCAACGATACTTACCTGGATCCGGAGACACAGCAGATTATCATCATCACCGGACCTAATATGGCGGGTAAGTCTGCCTTATTGAGACAAACGGGATTAATTGTGTTGATGGCGCAAATTGGATCATTCGTTCCTGCGAAAGAAGCGGAGCTAGGAGTCGTCGATAAAATCTTTACGCGTGTTGGCGCGTCGGATAACCTGTCTTCGGGTGAGTCGACCTTTATGGTGGAGATGAACGAGACGGCTAGCATCATGAACAACCTCTCGGACCGCAGTTTGATCTTGTTGGACGAGATTGGTCGTGGAACTAGTACTTACGATGGTATTTCTATTGCCTGGGCAATTGCAGAATATTTGCATTCGCATCCGGCAGCGCGAGCAAAAACTTTGTTTGCAACGCACTATCATGAATTGAATGAGCTTTGCAATTCCATGCCTCGCATCAAGAATTACAACGTCAGCGTGAAGGAAGTGAACAATAAGGTCATCTTCTTGCGTAAGCTGATTCCGGGTGGGTCGGAGCACAGCTTCGGTATTCACGTAGCGAAGTTAGCAGGTATGCCACCGAAACTTATCGGGCGTGCGAGTGAGATTTTGAAACGTTTGGAACAGGAGCGTACCGGTGGGGAGAAGATTAAAGATAGCATGAGGAAGATTCAGAAGCAGGCTTATCAATTGCAGATGTTTGCGATTGATGATCCCGTTTTGGAGAAGATTCGCGATATGCTGAACAATCTGGATGTCAATACGCTGACACCGGTAGAAGCGTTGATGAAGTTGGATGAAATTCAGCGCTTGCTGAAAAATTAA
- a CDS encoding tRNA1(Val) (adenine(37)-N6)-methyltransferase, which translates to MGSIFQFKQFAVDQQDCPMRINTDGVILGAHAYADSPKHILDIGTGTGVIALMLAQRFEQATVTGVEIDELAAHTALENFKASPFVDRLELVNSDIFLWTPAISYDLIVSNPPFYINSLHNPDARRKTAKHTDVTFFEGLLDFVALHLNSTGKLQIIVPVELKDFLVSMAASKGLHLLEELKIRSFDDAEPIRLILSFTKMQGVDFASEGFVIYKDRGQHSEAYRQLLKPFFLAF; encoded by the coding sequence ATGGGGAGCATTTTCCAATTCAAGCAGTTTGCGGTAGATCAGCAGGATTGCCCCATGCGAATCAATACGGATGGCGTTATCTTGGGTGCTCATGCGTATGCAGATTCCCCAAAACATATTTTAGACATCGGAACGGGAACCGGTGTGATCGCTTTGATGTTGGCGCAGCGATTCGAGCAAGCAACAGTTACCGGAGTGGAGATCGATGAACTAGCGGCGCATACCGCGCTGGAGAACTTTAAGGCTTCGCCTTTTGTCGATCGTTTGGAATTGGTGAACTCGGATATTTTCCTTTGGACTCCCGCTATATCATACGATCTGATTGTTTCGAATCCACCTTTTTATATCAATTCCCTTCATAATCCAGACGCCAGACGTAAAACGGCCAAACATACGGATGTCACTTTCTTCGAAGGACTATTGGATTTTGTTGCATTACATTTAAACTCGACCGGAAAACTGCAGATCATCGTGCCTGTGGAGCTGAAAGACTTTTTGGTCAGCATGGCAGCGTCGAAGGGATTACACTTGCTAGAGGAGCTTAAAATACGTTCATTCGACGACGCAGAGCCGATTCGCTTAATCTTAAGTTTTACCAAGATGCAGGGGGTAGACTTTGCATCGGAAGGTTTTGTGATATATAAGGATCGCGGCCAGCATTCGGAAGCATACAGACAATTGTTGAAACCTTTCTTTTTAGCCTTTTAG
- a CDS encoding metallophosphoesterase — MKIGLISDTHNYLDPAVFTYFEHCDEIWHAGDFGSMEVIEQLRGFKPLRGVFGNIDDKPIRLEYPEHLRFMCEDVDVWMTHIGGYPGKYSPLVREEIRKNPPKLFICGHSHILKVQFDQKLGLLHLNPGAAGKQGWHQVRTLMRFDINGDKIENLEVIELNPRY; from the coding sequence ATGAAAATCGGACTGATATCGGATACCCATAACTACCTGGACCCGGCAGTATTTACCTATTTCGAGCATTGCGACGAGATATGGCATGCTGGTGATTTCGGAAGTATGGAGGTCATAGAGCAACTGCGCGGTTTCAAGCCTTTGCGTGGTGTATTCGGTAATATAGACGATAAGCCTATTCGACTGGAATATCCGGAACACTTACGCTTCATGTGTGAGGATGTTGATGTTTGGATGACGCATATTGGAGGCTATCCCGGGAAATACTCTCCTTTGGTTCGCGAAGAGATCAGGAAAAACCCACCCAAGCTTTTTATTTGTGGGCATTCGCATATCCTCAAGGTTCAATTTGATCAGAAACTTGGCTTATTGCATCTTAATCCTGGTGCCGCCGGGAAACAAGGCTGGCATCAAGTCAGAACGCTGATGCGTTTTGATATCAATGGCGATAAGATTGAGAATTTGGAAGTGATCGAGTTGAATCCGCGCTACTAA
- a CDS encoding MerR family transcriptional regulator: MPYKDREINKLYYTMGEVTEMFGVNASQIRFYEREFDILQPKKNKKGNRLFTQNDISNLKIIFNLVKDKGYTLQGARDFLRSNKNEAKENQRVVDSLEKLKSFLIEVRDSL; the protein is encoded by the coding sequence ATGCCTTATAAAGATCGAGAAATAAATAAATTGTATTATACAATGGGAGAGGTAACTGAAATGTTCGGTGTTAATGCTTCACAAATCCGATTCTATGAGCGTGAGTTTGATATCCTACAACCGAAGAAGAATAAAAAAGGAAATCGCCTGTTCACACAGAATGATATCTCTAACCTAAAGATCATCTTTAATTTAGTAAAAGATAAAGGGTACACCCTTCAAGGTGCGCGCGACTTCTTACGCAGCAATAAGAACGAGGCGAAAGAAAACCAGCGTGTGGTGGATTCCCTAGAAAAACTAAAGAGCTTCTTAATTGAGGTTCGCGATAGCTTATAG